Within Dysosmobacter sp. Marseille-Q4140, the genomic segment CCGGCGGCGGCGGCGGCACCAACGATGCCTGCTGCCGGTTCGGCTACGGCTATGTCCAGGGCGCCAACGCCGCGGCTGAGGAGCTGGGCGTCACCGTCGACATGAACTACTCCTGGGAGTACGGCGCCACCTTCTCCGCCTCCACCGAGCTGCAGACCATGATCAGCGGCTGGTATGCCAACGGCACTGAGATCGTCTTTGCCTGCGGCGGCTCCATGTTCCAGTCCATCGCCGCCGCGGCTTCCGCCAACGACGGCTATGTGATCGGCGTGGACGTGGACCAGTCCGGCGAGTCCGACTACGTGGTCACCTCCGCCATGAAGGGTCTGTCTGACGCCGTGCAGTGGGCCGTTGGCCATGTGTATGACGGTACCTTCTCTGAGATCGGCGGCACCGGCACCTCTCTGGGCGTGAAGGACAACGCCGTGGCGCTGCCCACCGCCGAGGGTTCCTGGCGCTTCGAGACCTTCACCGTGGAGGAGTACGAGGATCTGTATCAGCAGATGCTGGACGGCACCCTGGTGGTGGACAACGACTTCTCCAAGCTGGAGACCACCGAGTGGAGCAACGTGAACCTGAGCATTATCTAAGGCAATATTTCACTGGGGAAAGAGGGCGCGAACGCGCCCTCTTTCTTTTGGCCCCGGCGTTCCGGGGCATGAATTTCTTGTGTTTTTTCCCCAAATATTATATAATAGCTCTATCTATTCAGGAGAGGGCGGGATGAGGCTTATGGAAGCGGAGAACATCATCGAAATGCTTCACATCACCAAGGAATTCCCCGGCATCATCGCCAATGACGACATCACGCTCCAGCTGCGGCGGGGAGAGATCCACGCGCTGCTGGGCGAAAACGGCGCCGGAAAGTCCACACTGATGAGCGTGCTGTTTGGCCTGTATCAGCCGGAGGCGGGCGTCATCAAGAAAAACGGGCAGGAAGTGAAGATCCACGACCCCAACGACGCCACCGCCCTGGGGATCGGCATGGTGCACCAGCACTTCAAGCTGATCGACGTGTTCACGGTGCTGGACAACATCATTTTGGGGGCGGAGACCACCAAACTGGGCTTTTTGCAGAAGAAGGAGGCCCGGAAGAAGGTGGAGGCCCTGTCGGAGAAATACGGCCTCAAGGTGGATCTGGACGCCCGGGTGGAGGATATCACCGTGGGCATGCAGCAGCGGGTGGAGATCCTGAAGATGCTCTACCGGGACAACGAGATCCTGATTTTCGACGAGCCCACCGCCGTGCTGACGCCCCAGGAGATCGACGAGCTCATGGCCACCATGAAGGAGTTCGCCAAGGAGGGCAAGTCCATCCTCTTCATCTCCCACAAGCTCAATGAGATCATGGCCGTGGCCGACCGGGTGACGGTGCTGCGCAAGGGCAAGTGCATCGGCACCGTGGAGACCAGGGACACGGACAAGCAGTCCCTCAGCAACATGATGGTGGGCCGCCCCGTGCAGCTGGAGGTGGTCAAGGCCCCCGCCCGGCCCACCGACGTGGTGCTGGATGTGGCGGGCCTTACCGTGCCCTCCAAGAGCCACAAGCGCAACGCCGTCAACGACGTCACCTTCCAGGTGCGGGCCGGGGAGATCGTCTGCATCGCCGGCATCGACGGCAACGGCCAGAGCGAGCTGATCTACGGCCTGACGGGGCTGGAGAAGTGCTCCGGCGGCACCGTGAAGCTGTGCGGCCGGGACATCTCCCACGCCTCCATCCGCCACCGGGGGGACGACATGAGCCACATCCCCGAGGACCGGCACAAGCACGGGCTGATCCTGGATTTCACCCTGGAGCAGAACATGGTGCTCCAGCGGTTCCGTGAGCCCCGGTTCCAGCACATGGGCTTCATCAAAAACGGTGCCGTGCGGGAGTACGCCGACAAGCTGATCGAGCAGTATGACGTCCGCTCCGGCCAGGGGCCCGTCACCGTGGCCCGCAGCATGTCCGGCGGCAACCAGCAAAAGGCCATCATCGCCCGGGAGGTGGACCGGGACAAGCCGCTGATCGTGGCCGTCCAGCCCACCCGGGGCCTGGACGTGGGCGCCATCGAATACATCCACAGCCAGCTGGTGGCGGAGCGGGACAAGGGCCGCGCCGTGCTGCTGGTGTCGCTGGAGCTGGACGAGGTCATGAGCCTCAGCGACCGGATCCTGGTGATGTACGAGGGCGAGATCGTGGGCGAGCTGGATCCCCGGACCACCACCGTGCAGGAGCTGGGCCTGTATATGGCAGGCGCCAA encodes:
- a CDS encoding ABC transporter ATP-binding protein, encoding MEAENIIEMLHITKEFPGIIANDDITLQLRRGEIHALLGENGAGKSTLMSVLFGLYQPEAGVIKKNGQEVKIHDPNDATALGIGMVHQHFKLIDVFTVLDNIILGAETTKLGFLQKKEARKKVEALSEKYGLKVDLDARVEDITVGMQQRVEILKMLYRDNEILIFDEPTAVLTPQEIDELMATMKEFAKEGKSILFISHKLNEIMAVADRVTVLRKGKCIGTVETRDTDKQSLSNMMVGRPVQLEVVKAPARPTDVVLDVAGLTVPSKSHKRNAVNDVTFQVRAGEIVCIAGIDGNGQSELIYGLTGLEKCSGGTVKLCGRDISHASIRHRGDDMSHIPEDRHKHGLILDFTLEQNMVLQRFREPRFQHMGFIKNGAVREYADKLIEQYDVRSGQGPVTVARSMSGGNQQKAIIAREVDRDKPLIVAVQPTRGLDVGAIEYIHSQLVAERDKGRAVLLVSLELDEVMSLSDRILVMYEGEIVGELDPRTTTVQELGLYMAGAKRTTKAGETA